A part of Pararoseomonas sp. SCSIO 73927 genomic DNA contains:
- a CDS encoding glycosyltransferase: MTAGTALRIAVVSHLKYPIAEPFPGGLEMHTHMLARLLKARGHEVTLFASEGSDAALNLRAYGPPTGTPTNEAEAEATEFAEHRAYDAMMDEVAAGGFDIVHNNALHYLPLTAASRVKAPMLTVFHTPPFMELENGVLECTRPDMRYVAVSHAVEAMWKDVVRVDHVICNGIDLDLFAAGTKAPASPHAVWSGRIVPEKGTDLAIRAARRAGIPLRFAGPISDTAFWHEKVLPLLGEDVTYLGHLSHRELSREVARASVALITPRFDEPYGLVVAEALACGTPIAGFARGALPELTDERTGCLAPPDDVEALADCIPRAAALSRAACRARAAAHCDMHRMVDRYEALYHQEIARAAAAGALAAK, translated from the coding sequence TTGACGGCTGGCACAGCGCTGAGGATCGCGGTCGTCTCCCACCTGAAGTATCCGATCGCCGAACCCTTTCCGGGCGGGCTGGAGATGCACACGCACATGCTCGCCCGCCTGCTGAAGGCGCGCGGCCACGAGGTGACGCTCTTCGCCAGCGAGGGCTCGGACGCGGCGCTGAACCTGCGCGCCTACGGCCCGCCCACCGGCACGCCGACGAATGAGGCGGAGGCGGAGGCGACGGAGTTCGCCGAGCACCGCGCCTACGACGCCATGATGGACGAGGTGGCCGCGGGCGGCTTCGACATCGTGCACAACAACGCCCTGCACTACCTGCCGCTCACCGCCGCCAGCCGCGTCAAGGCGCCGATGCTCACCGTGTTCCACACGCCGCCCTTCATGGAGCTGGAGAACGGCGTGCTGGAATGCACGCGGCCGGACATGCGCTACGTCGCCGTCTCCCATGCCGTGGAGGCGATGTGGAAGGATGTCGTCCGGGTGGACCACGTGATCTGCAACGGCATCGACCTCGACCTTTTCGCGGCGGGCACGAAAGCGCCGGCTTCGCCCCACGCCGTCTGGTCCGGCCGCATCGTGCCGGAGAAGGGCACGGACCTGGCCATCCGCGCCGCGCGCCGCGCCGGCATCCCGCTGCGCTTCGCCGGCCCCATCAGCGACACCGCCTTCTGGCACGAGAAGGTGCTGCCGCTGCTGGGCGAGGACGTGACCTATCTCGGTCACCTCAGCCACCGCGAGCTGTCGCGGGAGGTGGCGCGCGCCTCCGTCGCCCTCATCACCCCGCGCTTCGACGAGCCCTACGGGCTGGTGGTGGCGGAGGCCCTGGCCTGCGGCACCCCCATCGCCGGCTTCGCCCGCGGTGCCCTGCCGGAGCTGACGGATGAGAGGACGGGCTGCCTCGCCCCGCCGGACGACGTGGAGGCGCTGGCGGACTGCATCCCGCGCGCCGCCGCCCTCTCCCGCGCCGCCTGCCGGGCCCGGGCGGCGGCGCATTGCGACATGCACCGCATGGTGGACCGCTACGAGGCCCTGTACCATCAGGAGATCGCCCGCGCCGCCGCGGCAGGGGCCCTCGCCGCGAAGTAG
- a CDS encoding glycosyltransferase family 2 protein has translation MSPACVVCIPARNEAERIPRLLRALAAQEGTALLRVLVLANNCTDDTARAARQGAAPSLDLRVEEASLPPDRAHAGGARGLAMERGAAWLHEVGAAEGVLISTDADAEPPPHWVAANLAAIAAGAEAVGGAIRILPEPGAAVPDWLAAAQARVARYWEAVRALAHAIDPLPHDPPPRHGDHTGASLAVTLAAFETAGGVPPIPTGEDNALVAAIERNGGRLRHPPEVWIAVSAREDGRASGGMAGEMRRWREMSESGAPHLLPDAAFWRALFLRNRALRDSWPRGDAPVAGADPALLARTARESANAIAFVKRAEPHLPPLTPEWQEIARATQELEAMAR, from the coding sequence TTGAGCCCCGCCTGCGTCGTCTGCATCCCCGCGCGGAACGAGGCGGAGCGCATTCCGCGCCTGCTCCGCGCGCTCGCCGCGCAGGAGGGGACCGCACTGTTGCGCGTGCTGGTGCTGGCGAACAACTGCACGGACGACACCGCCAGGGCGGCGCGGCAGGGGGCCGCGCCATCCCTGGATCTGCGCGTGGAGGAAGCGTCGCTGCCGCCCGATCGCGCCCATGCCGGCGGGGCGCGCGGACTGGCGATGGAGCGCGGCGCCGCGTGGCTGCACGAGGTCGGCGCTGCGGAGGGCGTGCTGATCAGCACGGACGCCGATGCCGAGCCGCCGCCGCACTGGGTCGCCGCGAACCTTGCCGCGATCGCCGCAGGGGCGGAGGCGGTGGGCGGCGCCATCCGCATCCTGCCGGAACCCGGCGCCGCGGTGCCGGACTGGCTGGCCGCCGCCCAGGCCCGCGTGGCCCGCTACTGGGAAGCGGTGCGCGCCCTGGCCCACGCCATCGACCCGCTGCCGCACGACCCGCCGCCGCGCCACGGCGACCACACCGGCGCCAGCCTCGCCGTCACGCTCGCCGCCTTCGAGACGGCGGGCGGCGTGCCCCCCATCCCCACGGGCGAGGACAACGCGCTCGTCGCCGCGATCGAGCGCAACGGCGGCCGCCTGCGCCACCCGCCCGAGGTCTGGATCGCCGTCTCCGCGCGCGAGGACGGGCGCGCCAGCGGCGGCATGGCCGGCGAGATGCGCCGCTGGCGCGAGATGTCCGAGAGCGGCGCCCCGCACCTGCTGCCCGATGCCGCCTTCTGGCGCGCCCTCTTCCTCCGCAACCGCGCGCTGCGCGATTCCTGGCCCCGCGGCGATGCACCCGTCGCCGGCGCCGATCCCGCCCTCCTCGCCCGCACGGCGCGGGAGAGCGCGAACGCCATCGCCTTCGTGAAGCGCGCCGAGCCCCACCTGCCACCGCTGACGCCGGAGTGGCAGGAGATCGCGCGCGCCACGCAGGAGCTGGAGGCGATGGCGCGGTGA
- a CDS encoding glycosyltransferase, which yields MRPVGYYVHHHGMGHWHRAAALARHMRHPVTLIGTVAEPREAPCPVLALPDDAGADPRNGDPAGVPGLHYAPVHHEGMRARGAIMAEWIARERPALMVVDVSVEVAVLSRLLSTPFLYFRLAGTRDDPPHLTAFRAAEALIAPFPDALEDPATPDWMRAKTFHAGFLSGGGAAPLSGGGIVAAFGRGGAGGDASALAAAARAVPDRRWRVLGPVSGSADLPPNLELLGWREDASAILAEADLVIGGGGDGLVAEVAALGKRFLCLPEPRPFDEQGVKARRLAAMGAAVVREEWPQDWTDTIAAALALDPARIAALHDPQAMARTAAFIDGVAARFDAL from the coding sequence GTGAGGCCGGTCGGCTACTACGTCCACCATCACGGCATGGGCCACTGGCACCGCGCCGCCGCCCTGGCGCGGCACATGCGCCACCCCGTCACGCTCATCGGCACCGTGGCAGAGCCGCGCGAGGCCCCCTGCCCCGTCCTCGCCCTGCCCGACGACGCCGGCGCCGATCCGCGCAACGGCGACCCCGCCGGCGTGCCCGGCCTGCACTACGCGCCCGTCCACCACGAGGGCATGCGCGCCCGCGGCGCCATTATGGCGGAGTGGATCGCGCGGGAACGCCCGGCGCTGATGGTGGTGGACGTCTCCGTGGAGGTGGCGGTGCTCTCCCGCCTCCTCTCCACGCCCTTCCTCTACTTCCGCCTCGCCGGCACGCGGGACGACCCGCCGCACCTCACCGCCTTCCGCGCCGCCGAGGCGTTGATCGCCCCCTTCCCCGACGCGCTGGAGGATCCCGCCACGCCCGACTGGATGCGGGCGAAGACCTTCCACGCCGGCTTCCTCTCCGGCGGCGGCGCCGCGCCCCTCTCAGGCGGCGGCATCGTTGCGGCTTTCGGGCGCGGCGGCGCGGGCGGGGATGCTTCTGCCCTGGCCGCCGCCGCGCGCGCCGTGCCGGACCGGCGATGGCGCGTCCTCGGCCCCGTCTCCGGAAGCGCCGACCTGCCGCCCAACCTGGAGCTGCTGGGCTGGCGCGAGGACGCGAGCGCGATCCTGGCGGAGGCCGACCTTGTCATCGGCGGCGGTGGGGACGGGCTGGTGGCGGAGGTCGCGGCCCTCGGCAAGCGTTTCCTCTGCCTGCCGGAGCCGCGCCCCTTCGACGAGCAGGGAGTCAAGGCCCGCCGCCTGGCCGCCATGGGCGCGGCCGTGGTGCGGGAGGAGTGGCCGCAAGACTGGACGGACACCATCGCCGCCGCACTCGCGCTGGACCCCGCACGCATCGCGGCGCTGCACGATCCGCAGGCCATGGCGCGCACCGCCGCCTTCATCGACGGGGTCGCGGCGCGCTTCGACGCCCTCTAG
- a CDS encoding D-alanyl-D-alanine carboxypeptidase family protein: MPPSSRAIRWRTACALLCAAAIGLALPARAQSGDRRYAAIVQDAGTGEVLFAANADARRYPASMTKMMTLYLAFEALRRGAVAESTRIRVSRHAASRPPSKLGLRAGSTISVGDAMMALVTRSANDAAAALGEHLGGSEAAFARMMTRRARAMGMTRTTFRNASGLPDRGQVSTARDIAILSRRLIQDFPGRYAYFSASAFAWRGQTIGNHNRLLTAYDGADGIKTGYIDASGYNLAASAVRDGRRLVAVMFGGATGAARDAHVMALLDHGFETPGALPGGTMMASRGGLRLVGAAQAAAIAPALRPVPRPAVAPRVRRVSMPRPVARQVPRAAGRWAVQVGAYADRGPAGAAARRAAARGGAVELRRVRVRSGWLWRARVTGLSQEAARQVCRGARGPCMAVAPGG, translated from the coding sequence ATGCCGCCTTCCAGCCGCGCCATCCGATGGCGCACGGCCTGCGCCCTGCTGTGCGCGGCCGCGATCGGGCTCGCGCTGCCGGCGCGCGCGCAATCGGGCGACCGGCGCTACGCCGCGATCGTGCAGGATGCGGGGACGGGCGAGGTGCTCTTCGCCGCGAACGCGGATGCGCGGCGGTACCCGGCCTCCATGACGAAGATGATGACGCTGTACCTCGCCTTTGAGGCGCTGCGGCGGGGAGCGGTGGCGGAGTCTACGCGCATCCGCGTCTCGCGCCACGCCGCGAGCCGTCCGCCCTCGAAGCTCGGGCTGCGCGCGGGCTCCACCATCTCGGTCGGGGACGCGATGATGGCGCTCGTCACGCGATCTGCCAACGATGCGGCCGCCGCGCTGGGCGAGCACCTCGGCGGCAGCGAGGCCGCCTTCGCGCGGATGATGACGCGCAGGGCGCGCGCGATGGGAATGACGCGCACGACCTTCCGCAACGCCTCCGGCCTGCCGGACCGCGGACAGGTGTCGACGGCGCGCGACATCGCGATCCTCAGCCGCCGGCTGATTCAGGACTTCCCGGGCCGCTACGCGTATTTCAGCGCCTCCGCCTTCGCGTGGCGGGGGCAGACCATCGGCAACCACAACCGTCTCCTTACGGCCTATGACGGCGCGGACGGGATCAAAACGGGCTACATCGACGCCAGCGGCTACAACCTGGCCGCCAGCGCCGTGCGCGACGGCAGGCGGCTGGTGGCGGTGATGTTCGGCGGCGCCACCGGGGCCGCGCGCGACGCGCACGTGATGGCGCTGCTGGACCATGGCTTCGAGACGCCGGGCGCGCTGCCGGGCGGCACGATGATGGCGTCGCGCGGCGGGCTACGGCTCGTCGGTGCCGCGCAGGCCGCCGCGATCGCGCCCGCGCTGCGGCCGGTGCCGCGCCCCGCCGTGGCACCCCGCGTGCGGCGCGTTTCCATGCCGCGTCCGGTGGCACGGCAGGTGCCGCGCGCGGCGGGGCGTTGGGCGGTGCAGGTGGGCGCCTACGCGGATCGCGGGCCGGCCGGGGCGGCGGCGCGGCGAGCCGCCGCGCGGGGCGGGGCAGTGGAGTTGCGGCGCGTGCGGGTGCGGTCCGGCTGGCTCTGGCGCGCGCGCGTGACAGGGCTCTCGCAGGAGGCGGCGCGGCAGGTCTGCCGCGGGGCGCGCGGGCCGTGCATGGCCGTCGCGCCGGGGGGCTAG
- a CDS encoding phosphoenolpyruvate carboxylase yields the protein MAKAGKQGAPPPDLIALAAAVRAQGRGDPFATPALAMALTLSRRLDDGELDLLALRAALRDIGERAFADRAAHLAAQVGGTDAAETDAALIAVAQRAARPDPADSPVPFAAFRLACERPRAAAVFTAHPTFSLPRATNRALAEAACGAPIPPGLPLRPVPPDLEEEFSQAAFAIANGRDALDRLSAAFLGVARETWPDRWRGLIPTPVILSSWVGYDTDGRTDIGWQDTLRLRLRMKELGLARLEAQIGALPPEGAEPLRERLALALEAVRAQITACPPPGQPDPEAARRFALALVDRREDALTTPEPLLELFGGAIAAAPDDGARLALLVARAGLVAHGLSLAHTHVRLNSAQLHNAARLRAPSLGGGPDDVARRRALFGAVNAALDEARPEPVDTGGLLAESASAMRLMMTVAQIAKHLDASQPVRFLIAETESGFTLLCALLLARLCGAERHVEISPLFETAEALEMRGERVIEEALRSPHWRAYLKGIGRLCLQFGYSDSGRYVGQPAASHLIERLKLRVAGLLERHGLSDLEVVMFDTHGEGLGRGGHPDGLAARFEYLDPPAVRSALVAARIPLRLETSFQGGDGYQLFGTPALAHATVARIAEHAFSVPPAEVSDPVYAEAGFAADLFAGMRGAMAALVEDPGYAGLLGGFGPALLDRTGSRPAARQSDTGGPATIRHPRELRAIPNNAVLQQMGFLANLTQGLGTGASREPEGFAELVRKSPRFAGAMAFARAGLSLSDPDVLRAYVATLDPGMWLDRAANARRPANAAALTAVAAALEGVGLGDPVRRTFRRLLADDTALRGAWPEGAPLMSDRLFAVHAVRLMLIHRIWMRAVNMPEFSPRHGVTRDGLLRRLLRLDVEEAAKLLDEVFPAHEPPSAALDYGEPPAPRHGGYGREHAELMEPLREMFATVREATAVVSMECGAFG from the coding sequence ATGGCGAAGGCCGGCAAGCAGGGCGCGCCGCCGCCCGACCTCATCGCCCTGGCCGCGGCGGTCCGGGCGCAGGGGCGGGGCGATCCCTTCGCCACCCCCGCCCTGGCCATGGCGCTGACCCTCAGCCGCCGGCTGGATGATGGGGAGCTGGACCTGCTCGCGCTGCGGGCGGCGCTGCGTGACATCGGGGAGCGCGCCTTCGCGGACCGGGCCGCGCATCTCGCCGCCCAGGTGGGCGGGACGGACGCGGCGGAGACGGACGCCGCGCTGATCGCGGTGGCCCAGCGCGCCGCGCGGCCCGATCCGGCGGACAGCCCCGTGCCCTTCGCCGCCTTCCGCCTGGCCTGCGAGCGGCCGCGGGCGGCGGCGGTGTTCACGGCCCACCCCACCTTTTCCCTGCCGCGCGCCACGAACCGGGCGCTGGCGGAGGCGGCCTGCGGCGCGCCGATCCCGCCGGGCCTGCCGCTGCGCCCCGTGCCGCCGGACCTGGAGGAGGAGTTCTCCCAGGCCGCCTTCGCCATCGCCAACGGGCGGGACGCGCTGGACCGGCTCTCCGCCGCTTTTCTCGGCGTGGCGCGGGAGACCTGGCCGGACCGCTGGCGGGGGCTGATCCCCACCCCCGTCATCCTCTCCTCCTGGGTGGGCTACGACACGGACGGGCGGACCGATATCGGCTGGCAGGACACGCTGCGGCTGCGGCTGCGGATGAAGGAGCTGGGTCTGGCGCGGCTGGAGGCGCAGATCGGCGCCTTGCCGCCGGAGGGTGCAGAGCCGCTGCGCGAGCGGCTGGCCCTGGCGCTGGAGGCGGTGCGCGCGCAGATCACGGCCTGCCCCCCGCCCGGCCAGCCCGATCCGGAGGCGGCGCGGCGCTTCGCGCTGGCGCTGGTGGACCGGCGGGAGGACGCGCTGACCACGCCGGAGCCGCTGCTGGAGCTGTTCGGCGGCGCCATCGCGGCGGCCCCTGACGACGGCGCGCGGCTGGCGCTGCTCGTCGCGCGGGCGGGGCTGGTGGCGCACGGGCTGTCGCTCGCGCACACCCATGTGCGGCTGAACTCCGCCCAGCTGCACAACGCGGCGCGGCTGCGGGCGCCCTCGCTCGGCGGCGGGCCGGACGACGTCGCGCGCCGCCGCGCCCTCTTCGGCGCCGTCAACGCCGCGCTGGACGAGGCGCGGCCGGAGCCGGTGGACACGGGCGGGCTGCTGGCGGAATCGGCCAGCGCCATGCGGCTGATGATGACGGTGGCGCAGATCGCGAAGCACTTGGACGCCTCCCAGCCCGTGCGCTTCCTGATAGCGGAGACGGAGAGCGGCTTCACCCTGCTCTGCGCGCTGCTGCTGGCGCGGCTCTGCGGCGCGGAGCGGCACGTGGAGATCAGCCCGCTCTTCGAGACCGCCGAGGCGCTGGAGATGCGCGGGGAGCGGGTGATCGAGGAGGCGCTGCGGTCCCCGCACTGGCGCGCCTACCTCAAGGGCATCGGGCGGCTCTGCCTGCAGTTCGGCTACTCGGATTCCGGGCGCTACGTGGGGCAGCCCGCGGCCTCGCACCTGATCGAGCGGCTGAAGCTGCGCGTGGCCGGGCTGCTGGAGCGGCACGGGTTGTCCGACCTGGAAGTGGTGATGTTCGACACGCACGGCGAGGGGCTGGGCCGTGGCGGCCACCCGGACGGGCTGGCGGCGCGCTTCGAGTACCTCGATCCGCCCGCCGTGCGATCCGCCCTCGTCGCCGCCCGCATTCCGCTGCGGCTGGAGACGAGCTTTCAGGGCGGGGACGGCTACCAGCTCTTCGGCACGCCCGCCCTGGCCCACGCCACGGTGGCGCGCATCGCCGAACACGCTTTTTCCGTGCCACCGGCGGAGGTGTCCGACCCCGTCTACGCCGAGGCGGGATTCGCCGCGGACCTGTTCGCGGGCATGCGGGGCGCCATGGCGGCGCTGGTGGAGGACCCGGGCTATGCAGGGCTGCTCGGCGGCTTCGGGCCGGCGCTGCTGGACCGCACGGGATCGCGCCCCGCGGCGCGGCAGAGCGACACGGGCGGGCCCGCGACCATCCGCCACCCGCGGGAACTGCGGGCCATCCCCAACAACGCCGTGCTGCAGCAGATGGGCTTCCTGGCGAACCTGACGCAGGGGCTGGGGACGGGCGCCTCGCGGGAGCCCGAGGGGTTTGCGGAGCTGGTGCGGAAGTCGCCGCGCTTCGCGGGGGCCATGGCCTTCGCGCGCGCCGGACTCTCGCTCTCCGACCCCGATGTGCTGCGCGCCTATGTCGCCACCCTCGATCCCGGCATGTGGCTGGATCGCGCGGCGAATGCCCGCCGCCCCGCCAATGCGGCGGCGCTGACGGCGGTGGCGGCGGCGCTGGAGGGCGTCGGCCTCGGTGACCCCGTGCGGCGGACCTTCCGCCGCCTGCTGGCGGACGACACGGCGCTGCGCGGCGCCTGGCCCGAGGGGGCGCCCCTCATGTCGGACCGGCTGTTCGCCGTGCACGCCGTGCGGCTGATGCTGATCCACCGCATCTGGATGCGGGCGGTGAACATGCCGGAGTTCTCGCCGCGCCACGGCGTGACGCGGGACGGGCTGCTGCGCCGGCTGCTGCGGCTGGACGTGGAGGAGGCGGCGAAGCTGCTGGACGAGGTCTTCCCCGCGCACGAGCCGCCGAGCGCCGCGCTGGATTATGGCGAGCCGCCCGCGCCGCGCCACGGCGGCTACGGGCGGGAGCACGCGGAGCTGATGGAGCCGTTGCGGGAGATGTTCGCGACCGTGCGGGAGGCGACGGCGGTGGTCTCGATGGAGTGCGGGGCCTTCGGCTAG
- a CDS encoding HupE/UreJ family protein, producing MRSLLPLALILLPLPALAHTGPGHVAGLAAGFAHPLGGADHLMAMVAIGLWAGLIGGRGVLALPVAFLAAMMAGGALGMAGIALPMVEAGIAGSVIVLGALVALAVRPPLAVALGLAALFGLFHGHAHGAEMVPGAGAAGYAAGFLLATAGLHALGLAVGAAGRPGFRVAARLAGAGGAAAMVALLILS from the coding sequence ATGCGCAGCCTTCTTCCCCTCGCCCTGATCCTGCTGCCGCTCCCCGCCCTGGCCCATACGGGGCCGGGCCATGTGGCGGGCCTCGCTGCCGGCTTCGCGCACCCGCTCGGCGGGGCGGACCACCTGATGGCGATGGTGGCGATCGGGCTCTGGGCGGGGCTGATCGGCGGGCGCGGGGTCCTGGCGCTGCCCGTGGCCTTCCTGGCGGCGATGATGGCGGGCGGTGCGCTCGGCATGGCGGGAATTGCGCTGCCGATGGTGGAGGCGGGGATCGCCGGGTCCGTCATCGTCCTCGGCGCGCTGGTGGCGCTGGCGGTGCGGCCGCCGCTCGCCGTCGCGCTGGGGCTGGCCGCGCTGTTCGGGCTGTTCCACGGCCATGCCCACGGGGCTGAGATGGTGCCGGGGGCCGGGGCGGCGGGCTATGCCGCCGGGTTCCTGCTGGCCACGGCGGGGCTGCACGCCCTGGGTCTCGCGGTCGGGGCGGCGGGTCGGCCGGGCTTCCGGGTGGCGGCCCGCCTGGCTGGGGCCGGGGGCGCTGCGGCCATGGTTGCCCTGCTCATCCTGAGCTGA
- the ureG gene encoding urease accessory protein UreG, with protein sequence MSNTDRAAGGNGPFRVGIGGPVGSGKTALTDRLCKHLRDTHDIAVITNDIYTREDAEFLTRSGALAPERITGVETGGCPHTAIREDASINLAAVQDMNERFPGLEILFIESGGDNLAATFSPELADLTIYVIDVSAGDKIPRKGGPGITRSDMLVINKIDLAPLVGADLGVMDRDSRKMRGQRPFLFTNLKENRGVAEIAEFILQSGGIDRRALQGNA encoded by the coding sequence ATGAGCAATACGGATCGTGCCGCAGGCGGCAATGGCCCATTCCGCGTCGGCATCGGCGGCCCCGTCGGGTCCGGCAAGACGGCGCTGACCGATCGGCTGTGCAAGCACCTGCGCGACACGCACGACATCGCCGTGATCACCAACGACATTTACACGCGCGAGGACGCGGAGTTCCTGACGCGCAGCGGCGCGCTGGCGCCGGAGCGGATCACGGGGGTGGAGACGGGCGGCTGCCCGCACACGGCGATCCGCGAGGATGCCTCCATCAACCTCGCCGCCGTGCAGGACATGAACGAGCGCTTCCCCGGGCTGGAGATCCTGTTCATCGAGAGCGGGGGCGATAACCTGGCCGCCACCTTCTCCCCGGAACTGGCGGACCTGACGATCTACGTCATCGACGTCTCGGCAGGGGACAAGATCCCGCGCAAGGGCGGGCCGGGCATCACGCGGTCCGACATGCTGGTGATCAACAAGATTGACCTCGCGCCGCTGGTGGGTGCCGATCTCGGCGTGATGGATCGGGATTCGCGGAAAATGCGCGGGCAGCGGCCGTTCCTGTTCACCAACCTGAAGGAGAACCGCGGCGTGGCCGAGATAGCCGAGTTCATCCTGCAATCCGGCGGCATCGATCGCCGCGCCCTTCAAGGGAATGCCTGA
- a CDS encoding urease accessory protein UreF: MGRSTGIITMITSMGTTIPMTITITERDAALYRLLAWTSPAYPVGAYTYSHGLETAVEGGAVKDRAGLVDYVRAALGRGAGAVDGPLLAAAWRAAEADDEAALDEVAELASAWRGTAETALESGAQGAAFAAVTAAAWPEPRFAALVARHPRRLVHPVAFGAAAAWNGIPLRAALFSWLGAFAANLVSAGVRLVPLGQTDGQVATAALMPAVQAATDAALAAELDEIGTSAPMLDLFSMRHETQYTRLFRS, encoded by the coding sequence ATGGGCCGCAGCACGGGCATCATCACCATGATCACGAGCATGGGCACGACCATTCCCATGACCATCACCATCACTGAGCGCGACGCCGCCCTCTACCGCCTGCTGGCCTGGACGTCGCCGGCCTATCCGGTCGGGGCCTACACCTACAGCCACGGGCTGGAGACGGCGGTGGAGGGCGGGGCGGTGAAGGATCGCGCCGGGCTGGTGGACTACGTGCGGGCGGCGCTGGGGCGCGGCGCGGGCGCGGTGGACGGGCCCTTGCTGGCCGCGGCCTGGCGCGCGGCGGAGGCGGATGACGAGGCGGCGCTGGACGAGGTGGCGGAACTGGCCTCCGCCTGGCGCGGCACGGCGGAGACGGCGCTGGAGAGCGGGGCGCAGGGCGCGGCCTTTGCCGCCGTGACCGCGGCGGCCTGGCCGGAACCGCGCTTCGCCGCGCTGGTGGCGCGGCATCCCAGGCGGCTGGTGCATCCCGTGGCCTTCGGGGCCGCGGCGGCGTGGAACGGCATCCCGCTGCGGGCCGCGCTGTTCAGCTGGCTGGGGGCCTTCGCGGCCAATCTGGTTTCCGCCGGGGTGCGGCTGGTGCCGCTGGGGCAGACGGACGGGCAGGTGGCGACCGCTGCGCTGATGCCCGCCGTGCAGGCTGCGACCGATGCGGCGCTGGCGGCCGAACTCGATGAGATCGGCACCTCCGCGCCGATGCTCGACCTTTTCTCCATGCGCCACGAGACGCAGTACACGAGGCTCTTCCGCTCATGA
- a CDS encoding urease accessory protein UreE has protein sequence MTEDSLPRATKVLPAGEWSAAEARDTITLDFDDRHRRRRRYTGEGGFAFLLDLPEAVVLYDGDGLALEGGGAVAVRAAAEPLVEITAGDRAHFARLAWHLGNRHLPAEIGADRILIRDDHVITAMLRGLGATLRTVQAPFNPEGGAYGEHNRQTGHRHGPQHGHHHHDHEHGHDHSHDHHHH, from the coding sequence ATGACCGAAGACAGCCTGCCCCGCGCCACAAAGGTCCTGCCCGCCGGCGAGTGGAGCGCCGCCGAGGCGCGCGACACGATCACGCTGGATTTCGACGACCGGCACCGGCGGCGCCGGCGCTACACGGGGGAGGGCGGGTTCGCCTTCCTGCTCGACCTGCCGGAGGCAGTGGTGCTGTACGATGGCGACGGGCTGGCGCTGGAGGGCGGCGGCGCGGTGGCCGTGCGCGCGGCGGCGGAGCCGCTGGTGGAGATCACGGCGGGGGATCGCGCGCATTTCGCGCGTCTGGCCTGGCACCTGGGAAACCGGCACCTGCCGGCGGAGATCGGGGCGGACCGCATCCTGATCCGGGACGACCACGTGATCACCGCCATGCTGCGCGGGCTGGGCGCTACGCTGCGGACGGTGCAGGCGCCGTTCAACCCGGAGGGTGGCGCCTATGGCGAGCACAACCGGCAGACCGGGCACCGCCATGGGCCGCAGCACGGGCATCATCACCATGATCACGAGCATGGGCACGACCATTCCCATGACCATCACCATCACTGA